A region of Bicyclus anynana chromosome 17, ilBicAnyn1.1, whole genome shotgun sequence DNA encodes the following proteins:
- the LOC112045419 gene encoding uncharacterized protein LOC112045419 produces the protein MELMSSLLLCALVAFLPQALGEILRHTRRTSFVNGYNDSLTIRRKISSIGKNVILNKASQHNTFKDLQSVLMDPDCRGCYVCMERAMNANKPQMHMMDPISTEDFQNDRNLIDVSRRDKRAAIDTTTGKKYKRSKKDKKEKRNKGVTVIKYNENGKMLLKVKETDTVLDFENKSAKVTTCEIYSVEKSFSCESPEANLILTDSRKKKNKKDKMGYGKRETTILEPVKPVMAPFYRKTNEDAYYVDQILIPSIEDMY, from the exons ATGGAACTAATGAGTTCTCTGTTGTTATGCGCCCTTGTAGCGTTCCTGCCGCAAGCTTTAGGTGAGATACTTC GTCATACAAGAAGAACTTCATTTGTCAATGGATACAACGACTCTCTAACAATAAGGAGGAAAATTAGCTCCATCGGAAAGAACGTAATCCTAAACAAGGCATCCCAGCATAATACATTCAAAGATTTGCAATCAGTACTTATGGATCCGGATTGCAGAGGGTGCTACGTTTgtatggaacgagctatgaaCGCCAATAAACCTCAAATGCATATGATGGATCCTATCAGTACTGAAGACTTTCAAAACGATCGTAACTTAATCGATGTGAGTAGACGAGACAAACGGGCAGCTATAGACACTACTACTGGAAAGAAGTATAAAAGAAGCAAGAAAGATAAAAAAGAGAAAAGGAATAAAGGTGTTACGGttataaaatacaatgaaaacggtaaaatgttattaaaagttaaagaaACAGACACAGTGTTAGATTTTGAGAACAAAAGTGCAAAAGTCACTACATGCGAAATATATAGCGTTGAGAAATCCTTTTCATGTGAATCGCCAGAagctaatttaattttgacCGATTCcagaaagaaaaagaataaaaaagataaaatgggATACGGAAAACGAGAGACCACAATACTAGAGCCGGTGAAACCAGTAATGGCTCCATTTTATAGGAAAACTAATGAAGATGCTTACTATGTTGATCAAATTCTAATACCTTCAATAGAAGACATGTATTAG